From the Lathyrus oleraceus cultivar Zhongwan6 chromosome 4, CAAS_Psat_ZW6_1.0, whole genome shotgun sequence genome, one window contains:
- the LOC127073480 gene encoding uncharacterized protein LOC127073480, whose translation MGSEDGRDPFKGVDWKAVGGEMQQNPNVQPTLAKRLPKKIRLVPEYYFLPKWPLPSAMLFCSACIAGGVGAGMLVEAWIDKKVKDDGGVIWEFEK comes from the exons ATGGGGAGTGAGGATGGAAGAGACCCATTCAAAGGTGTAGATTGGAAAGCTGTTGGCGGTGAGATGCAGCAAAACCCTAATGTCCAACCAACTCTCGCAAAACGACTCCCCAAGAAAATTAGACTAGTACCAGAATACTATTTCCTTCCTAAATGGCCACTACCATCCGCGATGTTGTTCTGTAGTGCCTGTATTGCCGGTGGAGTTGGTGCTGGTATGCTAGTAGAAGCATGGATCGACAAGAAAGTTAAAG ATGATGGTGGGGTTATATGGGAGTTTGAAAAATAA